In one Agrobacterium tumefaciens genomic region, the following are encoded:
- a CDS encoding arginyltransferase codes for MNTQATPSPQFYLTAPATCPYLPNQMERKVFTHLVGPRASEMNDLLTQGGFRRSQNIAYRPACENCRACVSVRILTEQFQPTKSMRRVLAANRDVVATVHAAEPSTEQFALFRRYLDHRHQSGGMSDMSALDYAIMVEDTHVNTRIIEYRVREPGSGIDSSKRGELLAVALSDVMSDGLSMVYSFFNPDLEKRSLGTFMIIDHITRTRALGLPHVYLGYWVDGSEKMGYKTRYHPQEHLTPRGWEVYHPEEK; via the coding sequence ATGAACACGCAGGCGACGCCCTCTCCCCAATTCTATCTTACGGCACCGGCCACCTGCCCCTATCTGCCGAACCAGATGGAGCGGAAGGTCTTCACCCATCTGGTCGGCCCGCGCGCTTCGGAAATGAACGATCTTCTGACCCAGGGCGGTTTCAGGCGCTCGCAGAACATCGCCTATCGCCCGGCCTGCGAAAACTGCCGTGCCTGCGTCTCCGTGCGTATCCTGACCGAACAGTTCCAGCCGACGAAATCGATGCGGCGTGTTCTGGCCGCCAACAGGGATGTCGTCGCCACGGTTCATGCCGCCGAGCCTTCCACCGAACAATTCGCCCTGTTTCGCCGCTATCTCGACCACCGCCACCAGTCGGGCGGCATGTCCGACATGTCGGCGCTGGACTATGCGATCATGGTGGAAGACACGCATGTGAACACCCGCATCATCGAATATCGCGTGCGCGAACCCGGCTCCGGCATCGATTCCAGCAAGCGCGGCGAACTTCTGGCCGTGGCGCTCAGCGACGTGATGAGCGACGGCCTGTCGATGGTCTATTCCTTCTTCAATCCCGATCTCGAAAAACGCTCGCTCGGCACCTTCATGATCATCGATCACATCACCCGCACCCGCGCGCTTGGCCTGCCGCATGTCTATCTCGGCTACTGGGTCGATGGTTCGGAAAAGATG
- a CDS encoding RDD family protein, which yields MSLDQNPTYAAPDDWRAYSGVLSRRVFAFLIDYAIVLLLCIPAAVIVFFLGVITLGLGFFLYPALFVIVAVLYFGMTLGGPSQATPGMRAMGIAMARMDGRRIDFLLSTVHIVLFWVINSVLTPLILLAGLFTERSRLVHDFLLGTVIVRTR from the coding sequence ATGAGCCTCGACCAGAACCCCACCTATGCCGCACCGGATGACTGGCGCGCCTATAGCGGCGTCCTGAGCCGGCGGGTCTTCGCGTTCCTGATCGATTATGCGATCGTTCTCCTGCTGTGCATTCCGGCCGCGGTCATCGTCTTCTTTCTTGGCGTGATTACCCTCGGCCTCGGCTTCTTCCTCTATCCGGCGCTGTTCGTCATCGTTGCGGTGCTTTATTTCGGCATGACGCTTGGCGGCCCCTCGCAGGCGACCCCCGGCATGCGGGCGATGGGGATCGCGATGGCGCGGATGGACGGGCGGCGAATCGATTTCCTGCTGTCGACCGTTCACATCGTGCTTTTCTGGGTCATTAACTCGGTTTTGACGCCGCTGATCCTGCTTGCAGGCCTGTTTACCGAGCGCTCACGCCTCGTTCACGACTTCCTGCTCGGCACCGTCATCGTCAGAACGCGCTGA
- the hemB gene encoding porphobilinogen synthase, with protein MQDKTHLVDEITGHRRMRRNRKADWTRRLVQESRLTVDDLIWPVFIVPGSNILDPIPAMPGVNRMSVDKLVEAAKEAADLGIPAIATFPNIEMELRDETGSNALEANNLINQATIAVKKAVPNIGMITDVALDPFTSHGHDGILRGDEIVNDETVEQVVKAAILQAEAGSDIISPSEMMDGRIGAIRRGLDAAGHQNVGIMSYATKFASGYYGPYREAISTAGLLKGDKNSYYISPANGMEAIRDAALDVEEGADMLMVKPGLPYLDICWRLKENFGLPTFAYQVSGEYTQIKAAAMNGWIDGERVMMETLLCFKRAGCDGVLTYFAIEAARKLAKG; from the coding sequence ATGCAGGACAAAACGCATCTGGTCGACGAGATCACCGGCCATCGTCGTATGCGGCGCAATCGCAAGGCGGATTGGACGCGCCGTCTGGTGCAGGAAAGCCGCCTCACCGTCGACGATCTCATCTGGCCGGTCTTCATCGTGCCGGGCAGCAATATTCTCGATCCCATTCCGGCGATGCCGGGCGTCAACCGGATGAGCGTTGACAAGCTGGTCGAAGCCGCGAAAGAGGCCGCCGATCTCGGCATTCCGGCAATCGCGACCTTCCCGAACATCGAAATGGAGCTGCGCGACGAGACCGGTTCCAACGCGCTCGAGGCGAATAATCTCATCAATCAGGCAACCATCGCCGTCAAGAAAGCCGTTCCCAATATCGGCATGATCACCGATGTTGCGCTCGACCCCTTCACCAGCCACGGCCATGACGGCATTCTGCGCGGCGACGAGATCGTCAATGACGAGACCGTGGAACAGGTCGTCAAGGCGGCGATCCTGCAGGCGGAAGCGGGATCGGACATTATTTCTCCATCGGAGATGATGGATGGCCGTATCGGCGCCATCCGTCGCGGTCTCGATGCCGCCGGACACCAGAATGTCGGCATCATGTCCTATGCGACGAAATTCGCTTCCGGTTATTACGGTCCCTATCGCGAGGCCATCTCCACGGCCGGCCTGCTGAAGGGCGACAAGAACAGCTATTACATCAGCCCCGCAAATGGCATGGAGGCGATCCGCGATGCCGCCCTCGACGTGGAGGAAGGTGCGGATATGCTGATGGTCAAGCCCGGCCTGCCCTATCTCGACATTTGCTGGCGGCTGAAGGAAAATTTCGGCCTGCCGACCTTCGCCTATCAGGTGTCCGGCGAATATACCCAGATCAAGGCAGCCGCGATGAACGGCTGGATCGATGGCGAGCGCGTGATGATGGAAACGCTTCTCTGTTTCAAGCGCGCGGGTTGCGATGGCGTTCTGACCTATTTCGCCATCGAGGCCGCACGCAAACTCGCAAAGGGCTGA
- a CDS encoding winged helix-turn-helix transcriptional regulator, which yields MINSKVKPQAVVADAHEDTIRSLYMESLHLVERLHRRLLDVIKDEFDRQGRDDVNAVQALLLFNIGNSELTAGELRSRGYYLGSNVSYNVKKLVDLGLINHQRSRVDRRSVRISLTEKGQEIAETVARLYERHVGSIEKVGGIGTGEFSEMNKLLQRLDRFWNDSIAYRL from the coding sequence ATGATCAATAGCAAAGTTAAGCCGCAGGCCGTTGTTGCCGATGCACATGAAGATACCATCCGCTCGCTCTACATGGAGTCGCTGCACCTGGTGGAACGTCTCCACCGCCGCCTCCTCGATGTCATCAAGGATGAGTTCGACCGTCAGGGTCGCGATGACGTCAACGCCGTTCAGGCCCTGCTGCTGTTCAACATCGGCAATTCCGAACTGACGGCCGGCGAGCTTCGTTCGCGTGGTTATTACCTCGGCTCGAACGTCTCCTACAACGTCAAGAAGCTGGTCGACCTCGGTCTCATCAACCACCAGCGCTCGCGTGTCGACCGTCGCTCGGTCCGCATCAGCCTGACGGAAAAGGGCCAGGAAATCGCCGAAACGGTTGCCCGCCTTTATGAACGCCACGTCGGCTCGATCGAAAAGGTCGGCGGCATCGGCACCGGCGAGTTCTCCGAAATGAACAAGCTGCTGCAGCGCCTCGATCGCTTCTGGAACGACTCGATCGCTTACCGCCTGTAA
- a CDS encoding murein L,D-transpeptidase, translated as MTKKSVSDSVSRRALLRSAVSVGAAALAAPAFAQNALNDLMGSSRRGNWDDQFDANTSRSAVGVVSNNPVLGREAPVYMQQAIMQYQQIVQNGGWPEVPATQQRLQIGVSDPSVQALRQRLMVSGDLPREAGISSAFDSYVDGALKRFQARHGLPADGVSGEYTTKALNVSAQIRLAQLQTNLVRIQSMSGDLGQRHLMVNIPAAAIEAVENERVVLRNTAVVGRASRPTHVINSKIYEVILNPYWTAPRSIVEKDIVPLMQKDPTYLERNNIRLIDGKGQEVSPTAVDWFAPKAPNLMFRQDPGKINAMSSTKINFHNPNNEYMHDTPQQGLFNKLMRFESSGCVRVQNVRDLTSWLLRDTPGWSRQEMERVIATRVNTPIKLAQEVPVYFVYITAWSAKDGVVQFRDDIYEKDGNAELALNTTSGMEQPAGAVDDDLLPRN; from the coding sequence ATGACAAAGAAATCCGTTTCCGATTCCGTATCGCGCCGCGCGCTTCTGCGCTCGGCCGTGTCCGTTGGTGCCGCCGCGCTTGCCGCGCCGGCCTTCGCGCAGAACGCGCTCAACGATCTCATGGGCTCTTCGCGCCGCGGCAACTGGGATGACCAGTTCGACGCCAATACGTCGCGTTCCGCCGTGGGCGTTGTTTCCAACAATCCGGTTCTCGGACGCGAAGCGCCTGTCTATATGCAGCAGGCGATCATGCAATATCAGCAGATCGTGCAGAATGGTGGCTGGCCGGAAGTGCCCGCCACCCAGCAACGCCTTCAGATCGGCGTTTCGGACCCGTCCGTGCAGGCACTCCGCCAGCGCCTGATGGTTTCGGGTGATCTGCCGCGCGAAGCCGGCATTTCCAGCGCTTTCGATTCCTATGTCGACGGTGCGCTGAAGCGCTTCCAGGCTCGCCACGGTCTTCCGGCCGATGGCGTCAGCGGCGAATACACCACGAAGGCGCTCAATGTTTCCGCGCAGATCCGTCTGGCGCAGCTGCAGACCAACCTCGTGCGCATCCAGTCCATGTCGGGCGATCTCGGCCAGCGTCACCTGATGGTGAACATTCCTGCCGCTGCCATCGAAGCCGTTGAAAATGAGCGCGTCGTGCTGCGCAACACGGCCGTTGTCGGCCGCGCCAGCCGCCCGACGCATGTCATCAACTCCAAGATCTACGAGGTCATCCTCAACCCCTACTGGACAGCGCCGCGCTCGATCGTCGAAAAGGACATCGTGCCGCTGATGCAGAAGGACCCGACATATCTGGAGCGGAACAATATCCGCCTTATCGACGGCAAGGGACAGGAAGTTTCGCCGACCGCGGTCGACTGGTTCGCGCCCAAGGCGCCGAACCTGATGTTCCGCCAAGACCCCGGCAAGATCAACGCCATGTCCTCGACGAAGATCAACTTCCACAATCCGAACAACGAATATATGCACGACACGCCGCAGCAGGGCCTGTTCAACAAGCTGATGCGGTTTGAATCCTCCGGCTGCGTGCGCGTGCAGAACGTGCGCGACCTCACAAGCTGGCTGCTGCGCGACACGCCCGGCTGGTCGCGTCAGGAAATGGAGCGCGTCATCGCCACCCGCGTCAACACGCCGATCAAGCTGGCGCAGGAAGTTCCCGTTTATTTCGTCTACATCACCGCATGGTCGGCGAAGGACGGCGTGGTGCAGTTCCGTGATGACATCTATGAGAAGGATGGCAACGCCGAACTGGCGCTGAACACCACGAGCGGCATGGAGCAGCCGGCCGGCGCTGTGGACGACGACCTGTTGCCGCGCAATTGA
- a CDS encoding serine hydroxymethyltransferase yields the protein MSNTDAFFSRPLAEVDPDIFGAIEKELGRQRHEIELIASENIVSRAVLEAQGSIMTNKYAEGYPGKRYYGGCQFVDIAEELAIERAKKLFGVNFANVQPNSGSQMNQAVFLALLQPGDTFMGLDLNSGGHLTHGSPVNMSGKWFNVVSYGVREGDNLLDMDEVERKAKETRPKLILAGGTAYSRIWDWKRFREIADEVGAYLMVDMAHIAGLVAGGQHPSPFPHCHVATTTTHKSLRGPRGGMILTNEEDLAKKFNSAVFPGLQGGPLMHVIAAKAVAFGEALQPEFKDYAAQVVKNAKALAETLIEGGLDVVSGGTDNHLMLVDLRKKNATGKRAEAALGRAYVTCNKNGIPFDPEKPFVTSGVRLGTPAGTTRGFKEAEFREIGKLIVEVLDGLKVANSDEGNAAVEAAVREKVVGLTDRFPMYPYM from the coding sequence ATGTCGAACACAGATGCTTTCTTCTCCCGTCCGCTTGCCGAAGTCGATCCGGATATTTTCGGCGCGATCGAGAAGGAACTGGGTCGCCAGCGCCACGAGATCGAATTGATCGCCTCGGAAAACATCGTTTCCCGCGCCGTGCTCGAAGCGCAGGGTTCGATCATGACCAACAAATATGCGGAAGGTTATCCGGGCAAGCGTTATTACGGCGGCTGCCAGTTCGTCGACATCGCTGAAGAACTCGCCATCGAGCGCGCCAAGAAGCTGTTCGGCGTCAACTTCGCCAACGTGCAGCCGAATTCCGGTTCGCAGATGAACCAGGCCGTGTTCCTCGCGCTCCTGCAGCCGGGCGATACCTTCATGGGTCTCGACCTGAACTCGGGAGGCCATCTGACGCATGGTTCGCCGGTCAACATGTCCGGCAAGTGGTTCAACGTCGTCTCCTACGGCGTGCGCGAAGGCGACAACCTGCTCGACATGGACGAAGTGGAGCGCAAGGCCAAGGAAACCCGGCCGAAGCTGATCCTCGCCGGCGGCACCGCCTATTCCCGTATCTGGGACTGGAAGCGCTTCCGCGAAATCGCCGATGAAGTCGGTGCTTACCTCATGGTCGACATGGCCCACATCGCCGGTCTCGTTGCCGGTGGCCAGCATCCGTCGCCGTTCCCGCACTGCCATGTCGCCACCACGACGACGCATAAGTCTCTGCGCGGCCCGCGCGGCGGCATGATCCTCACCAACGAAGAGGATCTGGCCAAGAAGTTCAATTCGGCTGTATTCCCCGGCCTGCAGGGCGGCCCGCTGATGCACGTCATCGCCGCAAAGGCCGTCGCCTTCGGTGAAGCGTTGCAGCCGGAATTCAAGGACTACGCCGCACAGGTCGTCAAGAACGCCAAGGCGCTGGCCGAAACGCTGATCGAAGGCGGTCTGGATGTCGTCTCCGGCGGCACCGACAACCACCTGATGCTGGTCGATCTTCGCAAGAAGAACGCCACCGGTAAGCGCGCGGAAGCAGCTCTTGGCCGCGCCTACGTCACCTGCAACAAGAACGGCATTCCTTTCGATCCGGAAAAGCCTTTCGTCACCTCTGGTGTTCGCCTCGGCACGCCGGCCGGCACGACGCGCGGTTTCAAGGAAGCGGAATTCCGCGAAATCGGCAAGCTGATCGTCGAGGTTCTCGATGGTCTGAAGGTTGCCAATTCGGATGAGGGCAACGCCGCCGTCGAGGCTGCGGTGCGTGAAAAGGTCGTCGGCCTGACGGACCGTTTCCCGATGTACCCCTACATGTAA
- the nrdR gene encoding transcriptional repressor NrdR, whose translation MRCPFCGSEDTQVKDSRPAEDNTSIRRRRICPDCGGRFTTYERVQLRELMVIKKSGRKLPFDREKLVRSFEIALRKRPVDRDRIERAVSGIVRRLESSGETEIPSEEIGLQVLEALKSLDDVAFVRYASVYRDFSHAEDFENVIAEINAKIARDTDAGV comes from the coding sequence ATGCGCTGCCCATTTTGCGGTTCCGAAGACACACAGGTCAAGGACTCGCGTCCGGCGGAGGACAATACCTCCATCCGCCGGCGGCGCATCTGCCCCGATTGCGGCGGCCGCTTCACGACCTATGAGCGCGTGCAACTGCGCGAGCTGATGGTCATCAAGAAAAGCGGCCGCAAGCTGCCCTTCGACCGGGAAAAGCTGGTGCGATCCTTCGAGATCGCGCTGCGCAAGCGCCCGGTCGACCGCGACCGGATCGAGCGCGCCGTCTCCGGCATCGTTCGCCGCCTGGAAAGCTCCGGCGAGACGGAAATCCCCTCGGAAGAAATCGGCCTGCAGGTTCTCGAAGCACTGAAGAGCCTCGATGACGTGGCCTTCGTGCGTTACGCATCGGTCTATCGCGATTTCAGCCATGCCGAGGATTTCGAGAACGTGATTGCCGAAATCAACGCCAAGATCGCCCGCGATACGGACGCCGGAGTCTAG
- the ribD gene encoding bifunctional diaminohydroxyphosphoribosylaminopyrimidine deaminase/5-amino-6-(5-phosphoribosylamino)uracil reductase RibD, which yields MTTRADDERFMARAIEVSLRHQGQTLTNPSVGCVLVKDGKIIAEAVTAIGGRPHAERQALEIAGEAARGATAYVTLEPCSHWGKTPPCANALVEFGVARVVVAVDDPDERVSGRGYTILRDAGIVVETGLLRDEGKRALAGYLTRQVKKRPHVILKLAVSADGMIGRKGEGQVAITGPEARHAVHELRARCDCILVGIGTAIADDPELTVRIAGLEGRSPVRIVLARHFELPLTSKLVKTAREVPVIVAAIPPSALPGISPSRGEIDGAPLRPASAAGEGEPEAQFTRAARPLPISPLEGEMPGRAEGGSRESKRQLLTEAGVQILEAPTLENLLRILAESGMSELLVEGGAFAAKSFLEAELVDRIMLFESPVVIGEGGIETPLNRADITGDYALISETAYGPDRCFDYERPI from the coding sequence GTGACCACCCGTGCCGATGACGAAAGATTCATGGCCCGGGCAATCGAGGTTTCGCTTCGCCATCAGGGCCAGACGCTGACCAATCCATCGGTGGGCTGCGTTCTCGTAAAAGACGGAAAAATCATTGCCGAAGCGGTCACCGCCATCGGTGGCCGCCCGCATGCCGAGCGGCAGGCGCTGGAAATCGCCGGCGAGGCGGCGCGTGGCGCGACAGCTTATGTGACGCTCGAACCCTGCTCACACTGGGGCAAGACGCCCCCCTGCGCCAATGCGCTGGTGGAATTCGGCGTCGCCCGTGTGGTCGTGGCGGTAGACGATCCGGATGAGCGCGTTTCCGGCCGCGGCTATACGATTTTACGGGATGCCGGCATTGTCGTTGAAACCGGCCTGTTGCGGGATGAGGGTAAGAGGGCGCTTGCCGGTTACCTCACGCGTCAGGTGAAAAAACGCCCGCATGTGATTCTGAAGCTTGCCGTTTCTGCCGATGGCATGATCGGCAGGAAAGGCGAGGGGCAGGTGGCGATTACCGGTCCCGAGGCGCGCCATGCCGTACATGAATTGCGCGCGCGTTGTGATTGCATTCTTGTGGGGATTGGCACGGCGATTGCCGACGATCCTGAATTGACGGTGCGAATAGCCGGTCTCGAGGGTCGCTCGCCGGTTCGCATCGTGCTGGCCCGGCATTTTGAATTGCCGCTGACATCGAAGCTGGTGAAGACAGCGCGGGAGGTGCCGGTGATCGTTGCGGCGATACCTCCCTCTGCCCTGCCGGGCATCTCCCCCTCAAGGGGGGAGATCGATGGAGCGCCGCTTCGCCCTGCATCGGCAGCTGGAGAGGGTGAGCCGGAGGCACAATTTACACGAGCGGCTAGACCCTTGCCGATCTCCCCCCTTGAGGGGGAGATGCCCGGCAGGGCAGAGGGGGGTAGCCGCGAGTCAAAGCGCCAACTCCTCACCGAGGCCGGCGTCCAGATCCTCGAAGCCCCAACCCTCGAAAACCTCCTGCGCATTCTCGCCGAAAGCGGCATGTCGGAACTTCTGGTCGAAGGTGGCGCCTTTGCCGCAAAATCATTCCTTGAAGCAGAATTGGTGGACCGTATCATGCTGTTCGAAAGCCCGGTCGTGATCGGCGAAGGTGGCATTGAAACGCCGCTCAACCGTGCCGATATCACGGGCGACTATGCACTGATCAGCGAAACCGCCTATGGGCCGGATCGCTGCTTCGATTATGAAAGGCCGATTTGA
- a CDS encoding riboflavin synthase — MFTGIVTDVGTVSELEALAEGVRLRVATNYDPKTIDMGASISHGGICLTVTRLPEDGSNERWYEVEAWEEALRLTTIAGWQKGTHVNLERALKIGDELGGHIVSGHVDGRAEILSVESEGEAVRIRLRAPEHLAKFVAPKGSVALDGTSLTVNAVEGTDFDVLLIRHTLTVTTWGERQPGDFVNFEVDTMARYAARLAEFPSA, encoded by the coding sequence ATGTTTACCGGAATTGTCACCGACGTTGGAACCGTGTCCGAGCTGGAAGCCCTGGCGGAAGGCGTGCGTCTGCGGGTGGCGACCAATTACGATCCCAAGACCATCGATATGGGCGCATCGATCTCCCATGGCGGCATTTGCCTGACGGTGACGAGATTGCCGGAAGACGGCAGCAATGAGCGCTGGTACGAGGTCGAGGCCTGGGAAGAGGCGCTGCGCCTGACGACGATTGCCGGCTGGCAAAAGGGCACCCACGTCAATCTGGAGCGGGCGCTCAAGATCGGCGATGAGCTTGGCGGCCACATCGTTTCCGGCCATGTCGATGGCAGAGCGGAAATCCTTTCGGTGGAATCGGAAGGCGAGGCGGTACGCATTCGCCTGCGCGCACCGGAGCATCTGGCGAAATTCGTTGCGCCCAAGGGTTCCGTGGCGCTCGACGGCACTTCGCTGACCGTCAACGCCGTCGAAGGTACGGATTTCGACGTGCTGCTGATCCGCCATACGCTGACCGTCACCACATGGGGTGAACGCCAACCGGGTGATTTCGTCAATTTCGAAGTCGATACCATGGCGCGTTATGCCGCAAGGCTTGCGGAATTTCCCTCAGCGTAA
- a CDS encoding LysE family translocator, with protein MPSFELLTAFFMTTALFAYIPGPAMLYAAAQTMARGRFAGLMAVLGIHVGCYFHIFASAAGLSVLFQAVPWLYLAVKLCGALYLIWLGFSMLRSKLEGEAVNLAIEPKSARRAFIDSIIVDVLNPKTALFFLAFLPQFVDPAAAFPVWLQLLILGIAVNFIFSSADLVGVLLAGAMVGRLKRSGAVQVLARRAAGTVLMGLGVHLAFQKT; from the coding sequence ATGCCGTCCTTCGAACTGCTGACAGCCTTTTTCATGACCACCGCCTTGTTCGCCTATATCCCCGGTCCGGCCATGCTTTATGCGGCGGCGCAGACCATGGCGCGCGGCCGGTTTGCCGGGCTGATGGCGGTGCTTGGTATCCATGTCGGCTGCTATTTCCACATTTTTGCCTCTGCGGCAGGGCTTTCGGTGCTGTTTCAGGCCGTTCCATGGCTTTATCTGGCGGTAAAGCTGTGCGGTGCGCTGTATCTCATCTGGCTCGGCTTCTCGATGCTGCGCAGCAAGCTTGAGGGCGAGGCGGTCAATCTGGCCATCGAGCCGAAATCGGCGCGCCGCGCCTTCATCGACAGCATCATCGTCGATGTGCTCAATCCGAAGACCGCGCTGTTCTTTCTGGCCTTCCTGCCGCAATTCGTGGACCCTGCGGCGGCCTTTCCGGTCTGGCTGCAATTGCTGATCCTCGGCATCGCCGTCAATTTCATTTTTTCCTCGGCCGATCTTGTCGGCGTGCTTCTCGCGGGTGCCATGGTCGGGCGTCTGAAGCGTTCCGGGGCGGTGCAGGTGCTTGCCCGGCGCGCGGCCGGGACGGTGCTGATGGGGCTTGGCGTCCATCTCGCCTTCCAGAAAACCTGA
- a CDS encoding 6,7-dimethyl-8-ribityllumazine synthase yields the protein MIRHQAFQENIMSKPHLLIVEARFYDDMADALLEGAKFALDEAGATYDVITVPGALEIPAAIAMALDGADNDGTEYDGFVALGMVIRGETYHFDIVSNESSRALMDLAVSESLPIGNGILTVENDEQAWARVRRSDKDKGGFAARAALTMIELKKKLGG from the coding sequence ATGATCCGGCATCAAGCTTTTCAGGAAAATATCATGTCCAAACCCCATCTTCTTATCGTGGAAGCACGTTTTTACGACGATATGGCGGATGCCCTTCTTGAAGGCGCGAAATTCGCGCTCGATGAGGCCGGCGCCACCTATGACGTTATTACCGTTCCGGGCGCGCTGGAAATCCCTGCCGCCATCGCCATGGCGCTTGACGGTGCTGACAATGACGGCACGGAATATGACGGTTTCGTCGCACTCGGCATGGTAATCCGTGGCGAGACCTATCACTTCGACATCGTTTCCAACGAATCCTCCCGCGCGCTGATGGATCTTGCCGTCAGCGAATCGCTGCCGATCGGCAACGGCATCCTCACCGTTGAGAATGACGAGCAGGCATGGGCACGCGTGCGTCGTTCCGACAAGGACAAGGGCGGTTTCGCGGCGCGTGCGGCGCTGACGATGATCGAGCTGAAGAAAAAACTGGGTGGCTGA
- the nusB gene encoding transcription antitermination factor NusB has protein sequence MSNVENGGEPRQPSVKPANQRGAARLAAVQALYQMDVGGTGVMEVVAEYEAHRLGQEVDGDTYLKADPSWFRSIVSGVVRDQTKIDPLVRSALLEDWPLSRLDATVRAILRAGTFEILERKDVPVAVIVTEYVEIARAFFEHDEPKLVNAVLDRIAKQVRGEAKR, from the coding sequence ATGTCGAATGTTGAAAATGGCGGTGAACCGCGCCAGCCTTCGGTAAAGCCAGCCAACCAGCGCGGCGCGGCCCGCCTTGCGGCCGTGCAGGCGCTTTACCAGATGGATGTCGGCGGAACCGGCGTTATGGAAGTGGTGGCCGAATATGAGGCGCACCGTCTTGGCCAGGAAGTCGATGGCGACACCTATCTGAAAGCTGACCCGTCCTGGTTCCGTTCCATCGTTTCCGGCGTTGTCCGCGATCAGACCAAGATCGATCCGCTGGTCCGCTCGGCCCTTCTGGAAGACTGGCCGCTTTCGCGCCTCGATGCCACCGTGCGCGCCATCCTGCGTGCCGGCACTTTCGAGATTCTGGAGCGCAAGGACGTGCCGGTCGCCGTCATCGTCACGGAATATGTCGAGATCGCCCGTGCTTTCTTCGAGCATGATGAGCCGAAGCTCGTGAATGCGGTGCTTGACCGCATTGCCAAGCAGGTGCGCGGCGAGGCAAAACGCTGA
- a CDS encoding MFS transporter translates to MSAVSVPGLEVQLDEAKRNVFLLTIAQAIMGSAAPLSFSVGALAGYQLLGADKSLATAPLTGFNIGVALGAICVAAASRFLGRKAGFMVGALMCSIGGGIAAVALFRADFWLFAVGLLLIGISGGFTQKIRFAAADASPSFYKPKAISWILAGGIISAIVGPQLAIFGKDVFAPVTFAGAFIALVPLGIISIAILAFLKLPDPKVASTHAHAVRPLSEIVRTHRFVTGMVCGIGSYALMTFMMTGAPLAMVVGCGFPSELATLGIQWHVLAMFGPSFFTGMLISRFGAEKIVATGLVVLMACAVVAHMGIELWNFWAALILLGLGWNFGFIGATAIITSSYRPHEADKVQGFHDIVLFGTVALSSFSSGKVFTAWGWSVMNLVIWPVAGLCLLLVLSLLLTPRKNAA, encoded by the coding sequence ATGAGCGCCGTTTCCGTCCCCGGACTAGAAGTTCAACTGGACGAGGCGAAGCGCAACGTCTTCCTCCTCACCATCGCGCAGGCGATCATGGGATCGGCTGCGCCCCTGAGCTTTTCGGTTGGCGCACTTGCCGGCTATCAGCTGCTCGGCGCGGACAAGTCGCTGGCGACCGCACCTCTCACCGGCTTCAATATCGGCGTTGCGCTCGGCGCCATCTGCGTGGCAGCCGCATCCCGCTTTCTCGGCCGCAAGGCAGGCTTCATGGTCGGCGCGCTGATGTGCTCGATTGGCGGCGGCATTGCTGCCGTAGCGCTTTTCCGTGCGGATTTCTGGCTGTTTGCCGTCGGCCTGCTGCTGATCGGTATTTCCGGCGGTTTCACGCAGAAAATACGCTTCGCCGCCGCCGATGCCTCGCCATCTTTTTACAAGCCGAAAGCCATTTCCTGGATCCTGGCGGGTGGAATCATCTCGGCCATCGTCGGCCCGCAGCTTGCCATTTTCGGTAAGGACGTGTTCGCGCCGGTCACCTTTGCCGGCGCCTTTATCGCGCTGGTGCCGCTTGGCATCATCTCGATTGCGATTCTGGCATTCCTGAAATTACCGGATCCAAAGGTCGCCTCTACTCATGCGCATGCGGTACGGCCCCTGTCGGAGATCGTCCGCACGCACCGTTTCGTCACCGGCATGGTCTGCGGCATCGGTTCTTACGCATTGATGACCTTCATGATGACCGGCGCACCGCTCGCCATGGTCGTCGGTTGCGGTTTCCCCTCCGAACTCGCGACCCTCGGCATTCAGTGGCATGTTCTGGCCATGTTCGGCCCGAGCTTCTTCACCGGCATGCTGATCTCCCGATTCGGGGCGGAGAAAATCGTCGCGACCGGCCTCGTTGTGCTGATGGCCTGCGCCGTCGTCGCCCATATGGGCATCGAATTGTGGAATTTCTGGGCGGCGCTCATTCTTCTTGGGCTCGGCTGGAATTTCGGTTTTATCGGCGCGACCGCCATCATCACCTCCAGCTACCGCCCGCATGAGGCGGATAAGGTGCAGGGTTTCCACGATATCGTGCTTTTCGGCACGGTGGCGCTTTCATCCTTCTCTTCCGGCAAGGTGTTCACGGCCTGGGGCTGGTCGGTAATGAACCTCGTCATCTGGCCGGTGGCCGGCCTTTGCCTGCTGCTCGTGCTGTCGCTGCTGCTGACCCCGCGCAAAAACGCCGCCTGA